The genomic stretch CCAACGGCTGACGGCCCACTCGGACACCTCGCTGATCGTCTACTTGACGATCTACGCCTTCCACATGCCGGCGTTCGCGATCATCTCTGGCTACTTCTCCCAGGGCGGCGCGCCGAGCGCGCGGGTCATGCGCCGGGTGCTGACGGACATCCTGCTGCCCTACCTGATCATGGAGACGATCTGGACGCTCGTGCAGTTCCTGGTCGAGGGCAAGCAGGAGTTCAATCCGACCACGCCGAGCTAGACACTGTGGTTCCTGCTCGCTCTGGGCATCTTCCGCCTGGTCCTCCCCTCTCTGGCG from Rathayibacter rathayi encodes the following:
- a CDS encoding acyltransferase family protein, with translation MPPADSAPATAGTAVAPQRRVPLWDNARFLCVTLVVVGHGIQRLTAHSDTSLIVYLTIYAFHMPAFAIISGYFSQGGAPSARVMRRVLTDILLPYLIMETIWTLVQFLVEGKQEFNPTTPS